A portion of the Ferrimonas lipolytica genome contains these proteins:
- a CDS encoding Yip1 family protein, whose protein sequence is MVDHTAISDSNTSENSEPQQPTNPPYRTFPRQPWLAMMLEPRITLRAILASENPRRGFWLLLSLIAISSIIGNAANGDMAGLSGPELFGAMFGVLLLIPLLYVLMYLSAWVLRLVGRWLGGDGELTNIVTGMVWSQVPTVFTLLLCLGWSYCIIQTPLPRLV, encoded by the coding sequence ATGGTCGATCACACTGCCATATCTGACAGCAATACCAGCGAAAATAGCGAACCGCAACAACCTACGAATCCCCCATACCGCACTTTCCCGCGTCAGCCGTGGCTGGCAATGATGTTAGAGCCTCGAATTACCCTTAGAGCTATTTTGGCGAGCGAGAATCCACGTCGTGGTTTCTGGTTGCTGCTGAGTTTGATTGCTATCTCGTCAATTATTGGCAACGCCGCCAATGGTGATATGGCGGGATTGTCTGGTCCAGAGTTGTTTGGAGCGATGTTTGGGGTGCTGCTGCTGATTCCATTGTTGTATGTTCTGATGTACCTATCGGCTTGGGTGCTGCGGTTGGTTGGGCGCTGGTTGGGTGGGGACGGCGAGCTTACCAATATCGTCACTGGCATGGTCTGGTCCCAAGTTCCAACCGTGTTTACCTTGCTGCTCTGTTTGGGATGGAGCTACTGCATAATCCAGACGCCATTACCGAGGCTGGTATGA
- the hemL gene encoding glutamate-1-semialdehyde 2,1-aminomutase — protein MNRSETLFEQAQQTIPGGVNSPVRAFKGVGGTPVFIDSADGAYLFDVDGKKYIDYVGSWGPMILGHNHPEIRKAVLAAVDKGLSFGAPTASEVEMADLVADILPCVDQVRMVNSGTEATMSALRLARGFTGRDKFIKFEGCYHGHADCLLVKAGSGMLTFGEPTSPGVPADFAKHTLTADYNKLDSVKELFESNKGEIAAIILEPVAGNMNCIPPVPGFLEGLRALCDEHGALLVIDEVMTGFRVSLTGAHGYYGVNPDLVCLGKVIGGGMPVGAFGGRRDVMEHLAPNGPVYQAGTLSGNPVAMAAGKAQLNLLQQEGVYDALTAKTEKLINGFKAMADKNGVPMTTNTVGGMFGFFFTTEAQVTNFEQVSACNMDHFKAFFHGMLEEGINLAPSAFEAGFLSLAHSDEDIDATIAAADRVLAKIATM, from the coding sequence ATGAACCGTTCCGAAACCCTGTTTGAACAAGCCCAGCAGACCATCCCTGGTGGCGTAAACTCACCAGTTCGTGCCTTTAAAGGTGTGGGCGGTACTCCAGTATTCATCGACAGTGCTGACGGCGCTTACCTGTTTGACGTTGATGGTAAAAAATACATCGACTACGTAGGTTCTTGGGGACCGATGATTCTCGGTCATAACCACCCTGAGATCCGCAAAGCAGTTCTAGCGGCAGTGGACAAAGGCCTGTCTTTCGGTGCTCCTACCGCATCTGAAGTTGAAATGGCTGATCTGGTTGCCGATATCCTGCCATGTGTTGATCAGGTTCGTATGGTTAACTCTGGTACTGAAGCAACCATGTCGGCACTGCGTTTGGCACGTGGTTTCACTGGTCGTGACAAGTTCATCAAATTTGAAGGCTGCTACCACGGCCACGCTGACTGCCTATTGGTAAAAGCCGGTTCTGGCATGCTGACCTTCGGTGAGCCAACCTCACCAGGTGTTCCTGCGGATTTTGCTAAGCACACCCTAACCGCTGACTACAACAAACTGGACTCTGTTAAAGAGCTGTTTGAGTCAAACAAGGGCGAGATTGCCGCCATTATCCTAGAGCCAGTTGCTGGCAACATGAACTGCATCCCACCAGTACCAGGCTTCCTTGAAGGCCTGCGTGCATTGTGTGACGAGCACGGTGCCCTGTTGGTAATCGATGAAGTGATGACCGGTTTCCGCGTATCTTTGACTGGCGCACACGGTTACTACGGCGTGAACCCAGACCTAGTATGTTTAGGTAAAGTTATCGGTGGTGGCATGCCTGTTGGTGCCTTCGGCGGTCGCCGCGACGTTATGGAACACTTGGCTCCAAATGGTCCTGTATATCAAGCGGGGACTCTGTCTGGTAACCCTGTGGCGATGGCTGCCGGTAAAGCACAGCTGAACCTGCTGCAGCAAGAAGGTGTGTACGACGCTCTTACTGCTAAAACCGAGAAGCTGATCAACGGTTTTAAAGCGATGGCCGACAAGAATGGCGTACCGATGACCACCAACACCGTTGGCGGCATGTTCGGCTTCTTCTTTACCACCGAAGCTCAGGTAACCAACTTCGAGCAAGTTTCTGCTTGTAACATGGATCACTTCAAAGCGTTCTTCCACGGCATGTTGGAAGAAGGCATTAACCTTGCGCCATCGGCATTTGAAGCAGGCTTCTTGTCGCTGGCACATAGCGACGAAGACATCGATGCAACCATCGCTGCTGCGGATCGCGTACTGGCTAAAATCGCTACAATGTAA
- a CDS encoding chloride channel protein: MIADYKYRLSSARLSVQLCLLGLLVGVIASGLIIIFQLSVLKLQDLMWLGAEDFTQLPQWMRVALPISGAAAIAAMIYVSHRHYRRTGIAFVIHRIHKHYGRIPLGSGFNQFVTAVLALITGFSVGREGPAVHIGASAATMITKRWSLPDNTTRILSSCGVAAGISAIFNTPLAGVLFVLEVVLREYKLHYFLPITIAAMTASLGSRLVFGDVHLYSSLELPQMPLEYYPTLVLFGLILGVVAALFSRLLLRTNEVSSGYPLLIRLMAAGLITAIIGFAIPEAMGGEHHVVALSHVADSSVLLLATLLVAKMALSIAAIGLGIPGGIIGPMYGIGALLGGTLCLLFSPLLPSITEYLGIYSALGMTAMMAVCLNAPLAGLVALVELTNNATVILPFLLITVPALLLAHLGLGAKQIFLRQLDVMGLGYRVRPVENALAKTGVLALMHTDLVAVRPDTPESEQLELLKSAPNSHLLMATKQGQTLINLHSDFTDADNCPIDRSDIDGVPDHATLAEVYQLLSPKRRGMVYVYHGDHSCPIGLISWSMLHSFARNSHD; the protein is encoded by the coding sequence ATGATTGCTGATTATAAATACCGCCTCTCTTCTGCTCGCCTTAGTGTGCAACTCTGTTTGCTCGGGCTGTTGGTCGGCGTCATTGCCAGCGGACTTATTATCATTTTTCAGCTTTCAGTCCTAAAATTGCAGGATCTAATGTGGCTGGGCGCTGAGGATTTTACCCAGCTGCCGCAATGGATGCGAGTGGCTTTGCCAATTTCTGGCGCCGCTGCGATTGCAGCCATGATCTATGTCAGTCACCGCCACTATCGTCGTACCGGTATCGCCTTCGTTATCCACCGAATCCACAAACATTATGGTCGTATTCCTCTGGGGTCAGGCTTTAATCAATTCGTAACCGCCGTTTTGGCATTAATCACTGGCTTTTCGGTTGGGCGTGAAGGTCCGGCGGTTCACATCGGTGCGAGTGCCGCCACCATGATAACCAAGCGCTGGTCTTTGCCTGACAATACTACTCGCATTCTCTCATCTTGCGGCGTTGCTGCTGGGATCTCGGCGATTTTCAATACCCCCTTGGCAGGGGTGTTGTTTGTGCTTGAGGTGGTTCTCCGCGAATACAAACTGCACTATTTCTTGCCGATAACCATCGCCGCAATGACCGCCTCATTAGGCAGCAGATTAGTGTTTGGCGACGTTCATTTATATAGCAGCCTCGAACTGCCACAAATGCCACTAGAGTATTACCCCACTTTAGTGTTGTTTGGGCTGATCTTAGGGGTGGTTGCTGCACTCTTTAGCCGTCTATTATTGCGTACCAACGAGGTCAGCTCTGGCTACCCGCTGTTAATCCGCTTAATGGCGGCGGGATTGATCACCGCCATCATCGGCTTTGCTATCCCAGAAGCTATGGGCGGCGAGCACCATGTAGTCGCTCTGTCTCACGTAGCCGACAGTAGCGTACTGTTACTGGCAACCCTATTGGTTGCAAAGATGGCGTTGTCTATTGCCGCGATCGGCCTTGGTATTCCCGGCGGAATAATTGGCCCCATGTATGGCATCGGCGCCCTGCTCGGCGGCACCCTTTGCTTGCTGTTTTCACCACTGTTACCCAGCATCACCGAATACCTTGGGATCTACAGTGCGCTTGGCATGACTGCCATGATGGCGGTATGCCTAAATGCGCCTTTGGCGGGGCTCGTCGCTCTGGTTGAGTTAACCAATAACGCTACGGTGATTTTGCCGTTCCTGTTGATCACTGTTCCTGCTCTACTGCTGGCTCACCTTGGCCTTGGTGCTAAGCAAATATTTTTACGGCAATTGGATGTAATGGGGCTCGGATACCGAGTTCGTCCAGTAGAAAACGCCCTAGCGAAAACGGGCGTACTGGCACTAATGCATACCGATTTGGTCGCGGTACGGCCTGACACACCTGAGTCGGAGCAGTTGGAGTTACTTAAATCTGCACCAAATAGCCACCTGTTGATGGCTACGAAGCAAGGGCAAACCTTAATCAATCTCCACTCAGACTTTACCGATGCCGATAACTGCCCCATCGACCGTAGTGACATCGACGGGGTTCCTGATCACGCCACCTTAGCTGAGGTTTACCAGCTGTTGTCGCCCAAACGACGCGGTATGGTTTATGTCTATCATGGCGATCACAGCTGCCCTATTGGCTTGATCAGCTGGTCGATGTTGCACAGTTTTGCCCGAAACAGCCATGATTAG
- a CDS encoding DUF6776 family protein, producing MKHIWKQLYPNAWIQLALLLCAVVIGCVVMVPELVQQQSKIEQLLDEKQRLTVANAVLERQQNTTALELKLEQQSQQETTAALTQQRLKMDELEKELAFYRSIMAPETIVDGVVIHDFVLDETTEIRRFRFQLVLTQQKVRKRYAKGFVEISVDGSQEGKPMTLDLIELSELEPKPRFSFRYFQQFEGEFVLPPSFVPERIRVNVTGTSRKAKNENTYPFADLVSISSLLNLQGETQFAE from the coding sequence ATGAAGCATATTTGGAAACAACTTTATCCCAACGCATGGATACAATTGGCGTTGCTTCTGTGCGCTGTTGTAATTGGCTGCGTTGTTATGGTGCCAGAGCTGGTGCAGCAACAAAGTAAAATTGAGCAGCTGTTAGATGAAAAACAACGATTAACTGTGGCTAATGCCGTCTTGGAGCGACAGCAGAACACTACTGCATTAGAGCTGAAACTTGAGCAGCAAAGCCAACAAGAAACCACGGCAGCACTGACACAGCAGCGCTTAAAAATGGACGAGTTGGAAAAAGAGTTAGCGTTTTACCGCAGTATTATGGCTCCGGAAACCATAGTCGACGGGGTGGTGATCCATGACTTTGTGCTCGATGAAACCACCGAAATTCGCCGTTTTCGGTTTCAATTGGTGCTAACTCAGCAAAAGGTGCGTAAACGCTACGCCAAAGGCTTTGTCGAAATCAGCGTCGACGGCAGCCAAGAGGGTAAACCTATGACCTTAGATCTGATTGAATTGAGCGAGCTGGAGCCTAAGCCTCGGTTTTCGTTTCGCTACTTTCAGCAGTTTGAGGGAGAGTTTGTGTTGCCACCAAGCTTTGTGCCTGAGCGCATTCGCGTCAACGTAACTGGCACCAGTCGTAAGGCCAAAAACGAAAACACCTACCCATTTGCGGATCTGGTCAGCATCAGTAGCCTGCTCAATTTGCAAGGGGAAACCCAGTTCGCAGAATAA
- the erpA gene encoding iron-sulfur cluster insertion protein ErpA codes for MTAVAEQALPIEFSDAAAAKVKTLLAEEENPELKLRVYVTGGGCSGFQYGFTFDEKANDGDMTVVKEGVTLLVDPMSLQYLVGGIVDYTEGLEGSRFFVNNPNATTTCGCGASFSV; via the coding sequence ATGACTGCAGTCGCTGAACAAGCTCTGCCGATCGAATTCTCCGATGCCGCAGCGGCAAAGGTGAAAACCCTGTTGGCAGAAGAAGAAAACCCAGAATTGAAATTGCGTGTTTACGTAACTGGCGGCGGTTGTTCCGGTTTCCAGTACGGCTTTACCTTTGATGAGAAGGCCAATGACGGCGACATGACTGTGGTTAAAGAGGGTGTAACCTTGCTGGTAGACCCGATGAGTCTGCAATACTTAGTCGGTGGTATTGTTGATTACACTGAAGGGCTGGAAGGCAGCCGTTTCTTTGTTAACAACCCCAATGCAACCACTACCTGTGGCTGTGGCGCATCGTTCTCAGTCTAA
- a CDS encoding efflux RND transporter periplasmic adaptor subunit, producing MSRNPIVVAMLISVALVLWLASGVVWPSEDESADKATIAAVKEPVEVMAKLMQAQPIQREVNLYGRTAPDRMATLRAEVRGRITAILAERGSAVVAGQPLVKLHQRDLPQQLARAQTTLQQQTLDFNGAQKLAKQGLQGELQLAQAKAGLASAEAEVARLQLEIDHTIIRAPFTGVLNERYVEIGDYLGVSDPVAMVADLDPLVVNAEVTEVDVVALSTGQQATANFIGDASSSGTLRYISSMSSEGTNTFRIEVALPNPNGKLRAGKSAELVLPLEQRNAIYITPALLALDEQGHLGVKAVEQGHVKFYPIEMVKADGDGVWTGGVPDEITVITVGQAFVRDGDPVQVSLESQP from the coding sequence ATGTCCCGAAACCCGATTGTGGTTGCCATGCTGATCAGTGTGGCATTGGTATTGTGGTTGGCCTCTGGCGTAGTGTGGCCAAGCGAGGATGAATCCGCTGATAAGGCAACCATTGCCGCGGTAAAAGAGCCGGTTGAGGTAATGGCAAAGTTGATGCAAGCGCAGCCAATCCAGCGCGAGGTCAACCTGTATGGACGCACCGCTCCGGATCGCATGGCGACGCTTAGAGCAGAGGTACGTGGACGCATTACTGCCATCTTGGCTGAGCGCGGTAGTGCCGTCGTAGCTGGGCAACCGTTAGTTAAACTGCACCAACGGGATTTACCGCAGCAACTGGCCCGTGCACAAACTACCTTGCAACAGCAAACTCTCGACTTCAATGGGGCGCAAAAGCTCGCCAAGCAAGGCTTGCAAGGCGAGTTACAACTGGCACAAGCCAAAGCTGGGTTAGCCAGCGCCGAAGCGGAAGTGGCGCGGTTACAATTAGAGATCGACCATACCATCATCCGTGCGCCGTTTACTGGAGTGCTTAACGAGCGATACGTTGAGATAGGCGATTACTTAGGCGTGAGTGATCCAGTGGCAATGGTGGCGGATCTGGATCCCTTGGTAGTCAATGCTGAGGTGACTGAGGTTGATGTAGTGGCGCTAAGTACTGGCCAACAAGCGACGGCCAACTTTATTGGCGACGCCAGTTCCAGTGGTACCTTGCGTTATATTTCATCAATGTCGAGCGAAGGTACTAACACCTTCCGTATTGAAGTCGCGTTACCCAACCCAAATGGCAAACTGCGGGCAGGTAAAAGCGCCGAGCTGGTTTTGCCGCTGGAACAGCGCAACGCCATCTACATCACTCCGGCGTTGTTGGCGTTGGATGAGCAGGGTCATCTTGGGGTAAAGGCGGTCGAACAGGGCCACGTTAAGTTCTATCCCATCGAGATGGTCAAAGCCGACGGCGATGGTGTCTGGACCGGCGGTGTGCCCGACGAGATTACCGTTATCACTGTTGGTCAGGCGTTTGTGCGCGATGGCGATCCAGTTCAGGTGTCGCTGGAGTCGCAACCATGA